In Anticarsia gemmatalis isolate Benzon Research Colony breed Stoneville strain chromosome 5, ilAntGemm2 primary, whole genome shotgun sequence, the following are encoded in one genomic region:
- the LOC142972974 gene encoding uncharacterized protein LOC142972974: protein MGWYLFVSDIRTDLSNMKFLVLALCVCAASAATFGGRPFGQSPFGQAAQAVAQVGAPVAVQAARVAYTPAAVVAKAVVGPAVVASPVPKPAVVAQVSPATKNVYTDSDAQVVSYENEVAPDNFRYAYETNNGIFGQSSGTLKQVGDAQVLVQSGSYRYVDPSGQTIEVTYVADENGFQPQGQHLPVAPPVPEDIARSIEYIASRAAYAAKNA from the exons ATGGGATGGTACCTGTTCGTTTCTGACATCCGTACAGATCTCAGCAATATGAAATTCTTG GTACTTGCCCTTTGCGTGTGCGCTGCTAGCGCGGCAACCTTCGGTGGTCGCCCCTTTGGCCAGTCACCATTCGGACAGGCCGCTCAAGCCGTCGCCCAGGTCGGTGCTCCCGTCGCCGTCCAGGCCGCTAGGGTCGCGTACACTCCCGCTGCTGTGGTCGCTAAGGCCGTAGTTGGCCCAGCCGTTGTCGCCTCCCCTGTACCCAAGCCCGCCGTCGTCGCTCAAGTGTCTCCCGCTACTAAGAACGTGTACACCGACAGCGACGCTCAAGTCGTTAGTTACGAAAATGAAGTCGCTCCCGACAACTTCAGATACGC TTACGAAACCAACAACGGCATCTTCGGACAATCCAGCGGTACCCTGAAGCAGGTCGGAGACGCTCAAGTTCTC GTACAAAGCGGCAGCTACAGATACGTCGACCCCTCAGGCCAGACCATTGAAGTGACATACGTCGCTGACGAGAACGGATTCCAGCCccag GGCCAGCACCTCCCCGTCGCTCCCCCAGTACCAGAAGACATCGCTCGCAGCATCGAGTACATCGCTAGCCGCGCCGCTTACGCCGCCAAGAACGCTTAA
- the LOC142973361 gene encoding larval cuticle protein LCP-17-like produces the protein MKTIVFLGLLAVALAAPQAPSEPIPILKQESEINPDGSYSYSYETGNGINAEERGSLKDIGAEEPALQVEGQFAYPSDDGTNIQLSYIANENGFQPQGAHIPTPPPIPEAIQRALAYLATAPPQAEK, from the exons aTGAAAACCATT GTCTTCCTCGGTCTCCTGGCGGTCGCCCTTGCCGCTCCCCAGGCTCCCTCTGAGCCCATTCCCATCCTGAAGCAAGAAAGTGAAATCAACCCTGATGGTTCCTACTCCTACTCGTATGAAACCGGTAACGGTATAAACGCTGAGGAGAGAGGATCCTTGAAGGATATCGGTGCTGAGGAGCCCGCGCTGCAGGTGGAAGGCCAGTTCGCGTACCCCAGTGACGACGGCACCAACATCCAACTGTCGTACATTGCCAACGAGAACGGCTTCCAGCCCCAAGGAGCTCACATCCCCACTCCCCCTCCTATTCCTGAGGCTATCCAGCGCGCCCTCGCTTACCTCGCCACCGCCCCTCCTCAGGCTGAGAAGTAA
- the LOC142973362 gene encoding endocuticle structural glycoprotein SgAbd-8-like → MKSIVLVCLFAAVAFAAPQGQPAEPIPIVKDDSQINGDGSYQYAYETGNGISADEKGELKQVGDVQAISVQGEYSYPGENGEQIHVTYTADEQGFHPQGDHLPTAPPVPEAIQRALQYIASAPAAAAPSA, encoded by the exons ATGAAATCTATC gtGCTGGTCTGCTTGTTCGCCGCAGTGGCATTCGCCGCCCCGCAAGGACAACCCGCCGAACCCATCCCGATTGTGAAGGATGACAGCCAAATCAACGGTGATGGATCGTATCAGTACGCTTATGAAACCGGCAACGGTATTAGCGCTGACGAGAAAGGAGAACTGAAGCAGGTTGGAGACGTCCAGGCCATCTCAGTGCAGGGCGAGTACTCGTACCCCGGAGAGAACGGTGAACAGATCCACGTCACCTACACCGCTGACGAGCAGGGCTTCCATCCCCAGGGCGACCACCTCCCCACCGCTCCCCCGGTACCTGAGGCCATCCAGCGCGCCCTCCAGTACATCGCCTCCGCCCCCGCCGCCGCAGCACCCAGCGCTTAG
- the LOC142973255 gene encoding uncharacterized protein LOC142973255 yields MYRIIGSIVLYSTLCSAFPFPLPVEPPVAPIGPVPPHFPFGPTPRPLGPGFKNPYYNYAGTGAVPILSYSSEHGLDGNYAFSFSTADGKQAQESGYLKDAFIDNAGNPQGTQVVQGSYAYISPDGTPVEVSYVADENGFRPTGVHIPANGKAAIPPFDKDNNKQIFNPAFNRHNPFLNRNHYYGQDGNGRHYDPRYPYDSARFNPIYNNFNPYQITPKKPLEAKHVPNPLRCVIATKVLGINTGGGSKMHHYIAFVFNLHCTCTWLIMKCLIFLVFAVGAALADVSSFQPFQQQVLYQQQQQPQYTTEPIPIIRQEQVLNPDGSYKWSYETGNGISAEEQGYVKNQGIPEQEAQTAQGQYQYTAPDGQVIQLQYLADENGFQPQGAHLPTPPPIPPEIQTSLDYLATLPPPNPDTREYARN; encoded by the exons ATGTATCGCATCATTGGATCTATAGTGCTATATAGCACACTGTGCAGTGCCTTTCCGTTTCCGTTACCTGTTGAACCACCAGTTGCACCAATAGGGCCGGTGCCACCACACTTTCCTTTCGGTCCTACCCCTAGGCCTTTAGGACCTGGGTTCAAAAACCCCTACTACAACTATGCTGGAACTGGTGCAGTACCCATCCTGTCGTACTCTAGTGAGCACGGCTTGGACGGGAACTACGCGTTTAG TTTTTCGACTGCTGACGGAAAGCAAGCTCAAGAAAGTGGTTATCTAAAGGACGCTTTCATAGATAATGCTGGCAATCCGCAAGGGACGCAG GTGGTGCAGGGAAGCTATGCCTATATCTCACCCGACGGTACACCTGTCGAAGTGAGCTACGTCGCCGATGAAAATG GATTTCGTCCCACTGGTGTGCATATTCCGGCTAATGGAAAAGCGGCAATCCCACCATTCGATAAagacaacaacaaacaaattttcaatCCAGCATTTAACCGTCATAACCCTTTTCTCAACCGTAATCATTATTACGGCCAAGATGGCAATGGACGTCACTACGACCCCAGATACCCTTACGACTCTGCAAGGTTCAACCccatttataataactttaaccCCTACCAAATAACACCCAAAAAACCTCTAGAGGCTAAACATGTACCC aATCCGCTGCGATGCGTAATTGCGACAAAAGTTTTGGGTATAAATACTGGGGGTGGATCCAAAATGCATCATTACATTGCCTTTGTATTCAACTTGCACTGTACTTGCACTTGGCTCATCATGAAGTGTCTT ATTTTCTTGGTGTTCGCGGTCGGTGCAGCGTTAGCTGACGTCAGCAGTTTCCAGCCGTTCCAGCAGCAGGTGTTATATCAACAGCAGCAACAGCCACAGTACACCACAGAACCAATACCCATCATAAGACAGGAACAAGTTCTGAATCCTGATGGATCTTACAAGTGGAG TTACGAGACTGGCAACGGTATTTCGGCAGAAGAACAAGGCTATGTGAAGAACCAGGGTATACCGGAGCAGGAGGCGCAGACTGCTCAGGGACAGTACCAATACACAGCGCCCGATGGACAG GTAATCCAGTTGCAGTACTTGGCCGATGAGAATGGATTCCAGCCTCAGGGTGCTCATTTGCCTACGCCCCCTCCCATTCCCCCAGAAATCCAGACCTCCCTAGACTACCTCGCCACGCTGCCTCCTCCCAACCCGGACACGAGAGAGTACGCGAGGAACTAA
- the LOC142972975 gene encoding larval cuticle protein 1-like: MKSIILVAFAVAAIAVAAPVSDEAPKVEVVEYKNEQSEEGYSFGFLTSDGVNRKETGKVEEVLNEENKPQKVVVVRGSYTYLNSDGQTETITYVADETGFHAEGPAIPVAPSAEGSR, encoded by the exons ATGAAATCG ATCATCCTTGTCGCCTTCGCCGTTGCGGCTATCGCAGTAGCGGCTCCCGTGTCAGATGAGGCGCCTAAAGTTGAGGTGGTTGAATATAAGAATGAACAATCCGAGGAAGGATACTCGTTCGG TTTTTTAACCAGCGACGGAGTGAACAGAAAAGAAACTGGTAAAGTAGAAGAAGTCTTAAACGAAGAGAACAAACCCCAGAAAGTAGTTGTTGTACGCGGATCCTACACCTACCTCAACTCAGATGGCCAGACTGAAACTATCACTTACGTCGCCGACGAAACCGGCTTCCACGCTGAGGGACCCGCCATCCCCGTCGCCCCTTCAGCTGAAGGCAGCAGATAA
- the LOC142972978 gene encoding larval cuticle protein 1-like encodes MKSIVFVALALVAVAIAAPAVEEPEKIISSDFVKKQDGGYDYNFETAKGISRQENGELKEVLDEDNKPQNVVVVRGSYTYINNEGQPETINYYADETGFHAEGASIPKAPVARR; translated from the exons ATGAAATCG ATTGTATTCGTCGCCCTCGCCCTTGTGGCTGTTGCCATCGCCGCTCCTGCTGTAGAAGAGCCAGAAAAAATCATTAGTTCTGACTTTGTCAAAAAACAAGACGGAGGCTACGActacaa TTTTGAAACTGCAAAGGGCATTTCCCGCCAAGAGAATGGTGAACTTAAGGAAGTCCTTGACGAGGACAACAAACCCCAGAACGTAGTGGTTGTTCGCGGAAGCTACACCTACATTAACAACGAGGGACAGCCTGAAACTATCAACTACTACGCTGATGAGACCGGCTTCCACGCTGAGGGAGCATCCATCCCTAAAGCACCAGTTGCCAGGAGATAA
- the LOC142972977 gene encoding larval cuticle protein 16/17-like, translated as MSMLVKHQSVTSCLTNLTKMKLIIVVALALVAVAVAAPSVPEPVQILRSSVDQKPDGGYVFGFETEDGVSRDETGDLKEGVDEEKKPYKVVVVRGSYSYTDPEGKLQTITYLADENGYQAQGDAIPVAPVARR; from the exons ATGTCAATGTTAGTAAAGCATCAGTCGGTAACCAGCTGTCTAACAAAcctaacaaaaatgaaattg ATCATCGTTGTTGCTCTCGCCCTCGTGGCTGTCGCCGTCGCTGCTCCCTCGGTACCTGAGCCGGTGCAGATCCTCCGGTCTAGCGTTGACCAGAAACCTGATGGTGGCTACGTATTTGG TTTCGAGACTGAAGATGGTGTCAGCCGTGATGAAACTGGTGATCTGAAGGAGGGAGTTGACGAGGAGAAGAAACCTTACAAGGTAGTTGTCGTCCGCGGCTCTTACAGCTACACCGACCCCGAGGGCAAGCTACAGACCATCACTTACCTTGCCGATGAGAACGGTTACCAAGCTCAAGGAGACGCCATCCCCGTGGCTCCCGTCGCACGTAGATAA